The proteins below are encoded in one region of Belonocnema kinseyi isolate 2016_QV_RU_SX_M_011 chromosome 1, B_treatae_v1, whole genome shotgun sequence:
- the LOC117169158 gene encoding transmembrane protein 14C gives MPVDIPGFAYAAVVAAGGIMGYVKSNSIPSLGAGLLFGSLLGMGAYRISQDPNNFTPLLGTSAALGCLMGYRYYNTGKIMPAGVIALMSAAMVVRIAAMQFYKPVKLQ, from the exons atgCCGGTCGATATTCCTGGATTCGCGTATGCTGCGGTTGTCGCAGCAGGTGGAATTATGGGTTATGTTAAGTCGA attcAATTCCATCGTTAGGAGCTGGTTTGCTCTTTGGGTCTCTTTTGGGAATGGGAGCGTATCGTATCTCGCAAGATCCGAATAATTTCACACCCCTCTTGGGAACGAGTGCAGCTCTCGGTTGCCTGATGGGTTACCGGTATTACAATACCGGGAAAATAATGCCAGCAGGAGTCATTGCCTTGATGAG cgcTGCCATGGTCGTTAGAATTGCAGCCATGCAGTTTTATAAACCCGTGAAACTACAGTAA
- the LOC117181135 gene encoding uncharacterized protein LOC117181135 — MGTDILLPLALEKWPILTETLKKDWPFYAQYYYFVQTAIKWKSKEPVLPQQIYCPGGDPKSGILVAIFSFAENYVLLFAHEGFEGLLHKAVTETKIIQWTKGVYFPAVNSRIIPTVYSIIETLKQTIGIEIEWNSPGNCFFKSKEECAAVQVRVPEGCCLDRVDESHVPLIHSLWPLRDKEHPETTTKIIMTIVRLNGGCGLFSRENNELLSWALQSELGALSIVQTIEKCKRKGYAKVVVNAFAKELAENGVDSFLYIIRENLVSETMFKSLNWKLNHRYYWIKMTVSRSKIDLKN; from the exons ATGGGTACTGATATTTTGCTCCCCTTGGCTCTTGAAAAATGGCCAATACTgacagaaacattaaaaaaagattggcCTTTTTATGCACAA TATTACTATTTCGTTCAAACTGCCATTAAGTGGAAGTCAAAAGAACCAGTTTTGCCGCAGCAAATTTATTGCCCAGGAGGTGATCCTAAATCTGGAATTTTAGTTGCGATATTTTCT ttTGCAGAAAATTATGTGCTTCTTTTTGCCCACGAGGGCTTCGAAGGACTTTTACACAAGGCTGTAACagaaactaaaattattcaatggACCAAAGGTGTTTACTTCCCAGCCGTTAATTCTCGCATTATTCCGACAGTTTACTCTATTATTGAgactttaaaacaaacaattgggATAGAAATAGAATGGAATTCTCCCGGAAACTGTTTCTTCAAGTCTAAAGAGGAATGCGCTGCTGTCCAAGTTag ggTGCCTGAAGGATGCTGTTTGGACAGAGTCGACGAATCGCACGTGCCTCTAATCCATTCTTTGTGGCCTCTTCGAGACAAGGAACACCCAGAAACAACAACGAAGATTATCATGACAATAGTGAGATTAAATGGAGGATGTGGactattttcaagagaaaataacGAACTCCTCTCCTGGGCTTTGCAATCAGAATTAGGTGCACTCAGTATAGTTCAGAcaattgaaaaatgcaaaagaaagGGCTATGCAAAAGTAGTTGTAAATGCCTTTGCAAAAGAATTAGCAGAGAATGGAGTAGATtcgtttttatatataattagagAAAATTTGGTTTCCGAAACAATGTTTAAATCCTTGAATTGGAAACTAAACCATCGatattattggataaaaatgacAGTGTCCAGAAGTAAAAtagatctaaaaaattaa